From Pseudomonas fluorescens:
CCTGGACCAACCGGTTACCGGTCGCCTGCTGGACGGTGAAAACGGCCACTTCGGCTTGGTTGGCATTACCGATATCCCATTCCAGGGGTTTGTCGACAGCGTGCGCAAGAGCAACCTGGCGGCGGTCGACCAACTGGGCAAGGAAGCCGAAAAGGCCAAGGCGGCCAGTGCAGTGCATGAGCACGAAGGCGGTAACGCGCATGATGGCAAAGGTGCGGGGCAGGGCGCTGGGCACGCCGGCGGGCACTCTGGAAATGGTCATTGATTCAGTGGTGACGGGTTCACAAATCCTACAAGGGCTGGAACAATGTCAGCCACTTTTTATGGCGTTTTCCGAGGGGGCTTAGGTGCAGGTTCAGGGTCATTACGAACTTCAGTTCGAAGCGGTACGTGAAGCGTTCGCCGCCTTGTTCGATGACCCGCAGGAGCGTGGTGCCGGGCTTTGCATCCAGATCGGCGGGGAAACGGTAGTCGACCTGTGGGCCGGTACCGCCGACAAGGATGGTGCCGAGGCCTGGCACAGCGACACCCTCGTCAACCTGTTCTCGTGCACCAAGACGTTTACTGCGGTCACGGCCCTGCAATTGGTCGCCGAAGGCAAACTGAAGCTGGATGCGCCAGTGGCCGATTATTGGCCGGCGTTTGCGGCGGCGGGGAAGGAAACCATCACCCTGCGCCAGTTGCTCTGCCACCAGGCCGGATTGCCGGCGATCCGCGAAATGCTGCCCGCCGAAGCGCTATACGACTGGCAACGCATGGTCGACACCCTGGCGGCCGAAGCGCCGTGGTGGACACCGGGCCAAGGCCATGGCTACGAGGCAATCACCTATGGTTGGCTGGTCGGCGAATTGCTGCGCCGTGCCGACGGGCGCGGCCCGGGTGAATCCATCGTGGCGCGGGTTGCGCGGCCGTTGGGATTGGACTTCCATGTAGGGCTGGCGGATGAAGAGTTTTATCGCGTGGCTCATATAGCGCGCAGTAAAGGCAATATGGGCGATGAAGCCGCACAACGTTTACTGCAAGTAATGATGCGTGAACCGAACGCCATGACGACGCGGGCATTTGCCAACCCACCTTCTATTCTGACCAGCACCAATAAACCCGAATGGCGACGCATGCAGCAGCCGGCGGCAAATGGTCACGGTAATGCGCGCAGCCTGGCGGGTTTTTATAGCGGTTTGTTGGACGGTAGTTTGCTGGAAAGCGACATGCTCGAACAATTGACTCGTGAACACAGTATTGGGCCGGATAAAACCTTATTGACTCAGACCCGTTTTGGCCTGGGCTGCATGTTGGATCAACCGCAGTTGCCCAATGCAACCTTCGGCCTTGGCCCGCG
This genomic window contains:
- a CDS encoding EstA family serine hydrolase produces the protein MQVQGHYELQFEAVREAFAALFDDPQERGAGLCIQIGGETVVDLWAGTADKDGAEAWHSDTLVNLFSCTKTFTAVTALQLVAEGKLKLDAPVADYWPAFAAAGKETITLRQLLCHQAGLPAIREMLPAEALYDWQRMVDTLAAEAPWWTPGQGHGYEAITYGWLVGELLRRADGRGPGESIVARVARPLGLDFHVGLADEEFYRVAHIARSKGNMGDEAAQRLLQVMMREPNAMTTRAFANPPSILTSTNKPEWRRMQQPAANGHGNARSLAGFYSGLLDGSLLESDMLEQLTREHSIGPDKTLLTQTRFGLGCMLDQPQLPNATFGLGPRAFGHPGAGGSVGFADPEHDVAFGFVTNTLGPYVLMDPRAQKLVGILAGCL